In one Arachis duranensis cultivar V14167 chromosome 9, aradu.V14167.gnm2.J7QH, whole genome shotgun sequence genomic region, the following are encoded:
- the LOC107466165 gene encoding seed linoleate 9S-lipoxygenase-2-like: MAVEDSSSPYGIRLVIEDYPYAVDGLEIWFAIKEWVQDCVSLYYPTDNDLKRDPELQNWWKEAVEVGHGDLKDKPWWPKMQTVEELVESCTTIIWMASALHAAVNFGQYPCGGLILNRPTLSRRLLPEQGTAEYEEMVKSHQKAYLITITPKLETLIDLTTIEILSKHASDEVYLGERDNPHWTFGSRALQAFQRFGNKLSEIEEKLTQKNKDGRLSNRIGPVELPYTLLHPTSNEGLTFRGVPNSISI; the protein is encoded by the coding sequence ATGGCAGTGGAGGATTCATCTTCTCCTTATGGAATTCGTCTTGTAATAGAAGACTACCCTTATGCTGTTGATGGACTAGAGATATGGTTTGCCATTAAGGAATGGGTTCAAGATTGTGTCTCATTGTACTATCCAACAGACAATGATCTCAAAAGAGACCCTGAACTCCAAAATTGGTGGAAAGAAGCTGTTGAGGTCGGTCATGGTGATTTGAAAGATAAGCCATGGTGGCCAAAGATGCAGACAGTTGAAGAGTTAGTTGAATCATGCACAACCATAATATGGATGGCGTCGGCGCTCCATGCAGCCGTTAATTTTGGACAGTATCCATGTGGAGGGCTTATACTGAACCGTCCAACGCTTAGCAGAAGATTGCTTCCTGAACAAGGCACTGCAGAGTATGAAGAGATGGTGAAGAGTCACCAAAAGGCTTATCTGATAACAATTACACCGAAATTAGAGACTCTTATTGACCTTACAACCATAGAAATCTTATCAAAGCATGCTTCTGATGAAGTGTATCTTGGAGAGAGGGATAATCCACATTGGACATTTGGTTCAAGAGCATTACAAGCATTTCAGAGATTTGGGAACAAACTGAGTGAGATTGAGGAGAAGCTAACACAAAAGAACAAAGATGGGAGACTGAGTAATAGAATTGGACCAGTTGAATTGCCATACACTCTGCTTCATCCTACTAGCAATGAAGGGTTGACTTTTAGAGGAGTTCCAAACAGCATCTCTATCTAA